In Candidatus Korarchaeota archaeon NZ13-K, a genomic segment contains:
- a CDS encoding DUF2848 domain-containing protein, with the protein MRRLRLLLQSPDGELSPVSFEFSRLLLGGWTGRNPDDVMAHIEELRRIGVPGPERIPSFFPVGQNLLCFGTEVQVIGERTSGEVEYVLLLRAMITAPDQ; encoded by the coding sequence ATGAGGAGGCTGAGGCTTCTCCTCCAGTCCCCCGATGGGGAGCTCTCCCCCGTCTCCTTCGAGTTCAGCAGGCTTTTGCTTGGTGGATGGACCGGGAGGAACCCGGATGATGTGATGGCCCACATAGAGGAGCTGAGGAGGATAGGGGTGCCAGGGCCGGAGAGGATTCCATCATTCTTCCCGGTGGGCCAGAACCTGCTCTGCTTCGGCACGGAGGTGCAGGTCATAGGGGAGAGGACTAGCGGTGAGGTGGAGTACGTGCTCCTGCTCAGGGCCATGATCACAGCCCCCGATCAGTGA